A window of Macaca thibetana thibetana isolate TM-01 chromosome 7, ASM2454274v1, whole genome shotgun sequence genomic DNA:
ggcaGCTTTTTCCTTTAAATAGCATCTGACCAGCCATTAGTAGTGACAGCCTCACACCTGGGCCTGAATCAGGAATGAGACTGAGACTGGGTCAGAGGCCTGTGGTTCCAGCAGTCCACTAGCACACTCAGTTCTGGTAGCCACTTCTGTGCTACTGAGGTGGCAAGGCAGCAGTGTTGGGAGGGCTTCCtcgtgtgtttatgtgtgtgtaggggggtcCTCTGGAAGCCAAAGAttcctggaggagggggagaagtGAGAAGGGTAGAGGGGATCCTGCCCTACAGGGTAGAAGCCAGGTCAGGCTCACATTTGCAGGGGCTTGAGAGAAGGTTCACCCACAGAACCCCATCAGAACCACAGTCCTCTTCCCCAACACACGCCCAGGCAAGTCTCCCTCACTCATTCAGACACCCAGTCAGTTCACATGCCCAGTTCTGGGAACACAGGAAGTAGCATCCAAGGAGGAGGGAACCAGAATTCTGGAAAGGCTTATAGAGAGGGAACggggaggagagaaggcagggagagCAGGAGAGCGGTAGGAGGGGGAGGGCACAAGTAAAGCCGCAAAGGAGAGTCTGAGCATGAAGGGTTGTTAGCACCTAGGGGGTCCCAAGACCAGGCACAGAGCCCACTGCCTGGCCCCTGGCCTGGAGCCAGAGAAGACAAACCTCACATGGGAAAGTGGGGAGGGGACAACCACCCAAGCCTTGAGGTCTGGAGGGGATCTGAGAGTGAAAACGCTGTAGGATCCCTGAGAGTTAAACTCCTCAAGGTTCAGTGCAGCCCCTTGGGTCCAAATCCAGGCCAAACCCAGGAATTGGAAGACCCAAAAAGCGGGACCTGCGACCTGCTGCGAACTTCGGGACTAAGGTGTTAGGCGAGTCTGGAGAACAACTCAGTCCCGTGGCTCTGTCCCGGAGGCTCAGGGTTGGGGGGTGAGGCGGGCTGGGGTACGAAATTGGGAAGACTTCAGTAGAGTTCCGAAGCCCAGCATGGACCAGGTGGAAGCAACACAAGCAGCTGCGGCCCCAGTGCGCGCTCCAGGTGCCAGGACCGCCTGCCTACCCCTGGCGTCAACCAGGTTCTTTAGCTGTGAATGGGCCTGGGGGACCCGCCCAGGGGGTACGCGGAGCGGGGCGCGAGCTGGGAGCTGGAGCGTGGtatcctccctctccctcttacCGTCCCCTCCCAGAGAATAAACTGAGGCCTGAGGTCCGAAGCCCGGGCTGCTATTCCACCTGTCACTTCGGAGCCTCGGGGCGGAGCCGGGAGGCGCCAGAGTTGACAGCTGGCGCTCCGACCGCCCCCTTCTAGCTCCGCACTCCGCCTAACACAGCGCCGTTCCCCCTTTTAAAGAAGTGCCCGGAGCTCCAGTCTACGCCGCGCCAGCCCGCAAGGGGCCGCGGCGACGTCGCCCGTTTAAGAGCCAGCCTCCCTTAACTCTCTCTTAACGGGGCGTCCCGGCGGGGCTCTTGGCTCCCGGCAGCAGCCGCCTCCCCTCGCGGCGCTTCCGGACCCCGGCGTCGCCGTTTTAAGAGGCAGCCCCCAGCAGCGCTCTCCCCGCCCCCTGTTGCCGGCGCGCGAGGCGGGGGAGCCGGGCTGGAGCGGAGCGCGCGGTCCGCGCGGCCACTGGAGACCAGGCGGCCGGCGGCCGGGCAGGCGGCGGCGGAGCGCGCGGCGGCGTGGCGGCGGATGGGGACGCGGAGCCGGGCGGCTGTGGCGGCTGTGGCTGTGGCGGCGGCGGGGAAGCAGCTGACcggccggcggcggcggcggcgctggCGGCGGTGACTGGTCCAGGCCCCGGCGGCGGCTGCAGCGACGCGGTGGCGGGCTGCGGGCGGGCAGCGTGAGGAGCGGCGGCGGAACGCGGGGCCGCCGGGAACCGAGGGCGCCGGGCCGCCCCCTGCCCAGTCCTTGCAGGCCGCCAGGCCCCCTCCAGCCGGGGCCGTGGAGCACCGGGGCAAAGGCCGGGGCCCCCCCATGAAGGAGCGCGACGCGGCCCCGGCCGAGCGGGGCAAGCCGGCCACCTACACCGGGGACAAGAAGGCGAAGATGGCGGCCAAGACCAACAAGAAGTGGGTCCGGCTCGCCACCGTGTTCGCCTACGTGCTCTCCGTGTCGCTGGCCGCCATCGTGCTCGCCGTCTACTACAGCCTCATCTGGCAGCCGGTGGGCGCCGGGACCTCGGGGGGAGCCGCTGGCCCGCCCCCCGGCGGCTCCAACGCCACCGGCCCGTCTGGGACttcgggggcggcggcggcggggcccAACACCACCGGGTCGTCCCGCCGCGAGGCGCCGCGCGACGCTCCCCCACTGCAGGCGGCGCGGCCGGCGCCTCCGGAGCCCCCTGCGGACAGCTCCCTGGCCGGGCCGCTCGAGCGGCCTCGGGGGCCGGACGAGGACGAGGAGGAAGCGGTGGCGGCGCCCGGGAGTCGTTGAAGCCCTCCGCGGAGGGGGCAGCCGGGAACCATCCTCCCCAAGCCCAGAGGCAGGACTTCGCAGCAGGATGGGGTGGAGAGCCCGCGGGAGTGACCCCCACGGGAGTGAACACCCCCCACACTCCCACCATCGCCGGCTGGCCCCGGAGCGGGAGGCCCGCAGCCAGATCTTCAGCCAAGGGACCACGATTCGCCAGGGCGCTGGGGGTTTGCTGCCCAGGACCGTGCTGCACCAGGGCCCTGAGCCGtagggggatggggggaggggtggggagatcCCGGCACCAAACCCTTCTGCGCTGCTCGCTCTGGTGTATCCTACATGCAGGGATGACTGGGGCTTTCCCCTAAGACTCAGGGGAAGGATGGAGCTGTAGGGGCTCTTTTTAAGTAAGCTGAAGCTCTCGAAAGGAGGAGGGCACCAAAAGTAGTGGAGCTCAGGTACGTCAACCTAGTTGCAGTGGCCAGAGATGCATTAAATTTCTAGATCCCTGTATATAGTTGTTGACATATGCACTAGAAGCTATAATCACATAGAATTCTATGTATATCCTCCCACACCCTGGGTAGCTACTGACTGAAGGGGTCAAGCAAGGGCTATTTGCTGTCCCCCGAAGTACACCTGGCCGGAAGGGCACAAACACGGCCTCTTAAATCACTCACTTTCTCCTGTTCCCCTCCTATTTCTGAAATATAAGTTTATGACGTTCTTTCACAAAAGAGTATAAGCATTCTTAGACTGTTGATGTGGCTGTGGAAAGCCTTAGGAGAAGTAGAAGCAATTTAGGGGGGTGGGGAATGTACTCATCCCCTCTTTCCATCCTAGTGCCCCCACCAAAGAGGCTTGTTGCAGCCCTCAGTATCTGAATATGggccagggaggaaggaagggaaagagcaaTGCTGCTGTGCTTCAATCCTGGCCTTCCCCTCACAGAATTCTTTTAGGAAGAGCAAGCTTTTGTAAGTAGAGTGACTGGCaagtgtttttatctttttttttttttttcctgctcctcaAAATGTTGTCTTGTACCGGCAATCACTtttgccttccctctttcctGAGCCTGTAGTGACAAAGCCCTGCGATTTGAGATGAAATCTGTTGTGACCCCAGAGCTTTGATCACACACACATCCTCTGGTTTTGAGTTATACTACAGAATCAGAAAGGCTGGAAGGTGGGCTTCACTGAAACTCAGGATTGTGCTTTGAGAGCCAGCTAATAGACTAGCCAAGGGAAGGTTAAATTGGCTGTCTTTACCTTTCCTGAGAAGCCCTACATAAATGCAGCCTGTAATTGTATAAAGGAGATGAGAAACATCAAGAGAAATATGTGGACATGTGTGTAGCTCTGGGGTAGCAAGAACTAGACTTCGTCAATTTGGATTCCATTTCCTTCTGCCACTTGCTTTTAGGCAATTGAGTGTGGGTAGTGATGAGATATCAAACCCCTTAGTGTTTCCTTTTTGGGAAATGAggcactatttttttaaaaaaaagacaacttacCCACCTGAGTCCTGAAACAGTTTGTCTCTCCAGTTTTCTGGCCTATACTCTGGTTAGCTCTGAGCCAAGTTTACAGGACAGCAGCCTTGCTTTAAGCCATGTCCTGTTGTGGGCACGATAATAGCAACTGAGCTGTCACAGCCTACCAGCAGGCTGGTAACACCTCCAGGGTCTCTTGGCTATAGCGGATTTCTTAGCAGCTGACTAGGACTTCAGTCATTGGGAAGCCTGTGAGGCCTTTACATTTTTGGTGTGAGACAGGGAAGAAACATAAAATGCCACTTTATAACTTCAATAATAGCCTGTAATTTATATTTACTGTGTGAATTTTTAGtcctatattttaataatttgtaaatTGATCTCTTATTCCAAGAATCCTTTGAACTTATAGAACATCTGGGAGTCCACTTCCCTGTCCTCTTCCTGATCCCTGCTTTCTGGACTGTTTAAATCCTCTTTGGGATGGATCAGAGAGTCTAGAGAGGCCACTCATAGTTCCAGCTGCTGGCCTCCTGACTCTCCAAAGCCTTCACTGGAATTGGGACATTTGCTCCAGCCCTAGCTGTGAACATGACCAGAGACATTATTTATAATTCAGCCATTTAAGATATACCTATACTCAAAAAGtcctgtatattttttaaaagttttatttttcaggtgAACAAAAATACATCCTAAGAACTCTGCCTAAACCTGTGTAAGTCGATCATTTCTCTTAAACTGTGCTTCAAGGGAGTAGAGGTTGGAAGAGTAACTGGTCTGAGGtgtgatggatggatggtgatGAATAGGTTGAGGAGGAAAAAACAATTGCCCTGCTGTTCTCAGTGCCTGATGGCTGGAATGAATTGATTAGTGAAGGGTGGCAGAATCCATCTTAGTTGGGAAGCAATCCTGGGGTGAGAAGAACAGTGATCTCTAGCTCAGCCACCTTTTGTCAACCTTAAAACAGGCTGAGAAAAAGTTCCGCTTTACAGGAGCAGATGCCTAGCTGACAAAGCTAAGGGCCCAGTAAGCATGAATATTAAGATTTACTGCAAACATTTAGCTGGCTAAGCACGGAGGTGGGGATAAGCTGCCTGATAGCATCACTGTCCTCACCTTTCAACCACTGGCCTCTAGATAACTCAAGAAGTGCTAACACCAGAAAGGCAAGTGTGCATCTGTGGTGCTTGGTCAGAGCTTTGTCTACCATGGAGGAGGTAAGAGAGCCAAATGGCTGAGAGGTGTAGGTTGCTTCAAAGGTGAggcttttttcttcccttcaagcaaacaaaaaagatgtgGGTGAAAAGCACAAATATAAGGGATTAGTTATGCTGCAAAATACATGGTAAGCAATTGAGCTCAGCTCATTATTAGACAATGCTGCTCGGTACAAATCCGGAGTGAGAAGCCAGTGTCGGTGGGGCCCCCTGAGGCCTGCACTTCAGCAGAGCTGTTGGGGGGTAGCTACTGTTCTTTCACATTACCTTGTAGTCTGCGGGGAGGCATGGAAAAAGTCCGCCCTTCTTTTATTTCCCTCTTCAGCCTACACAATGACTTTCTGAGAGAGGGCTTGGTAAGGCAGAGCAGAAGGCGAGTGAAAGAGTTTCCGAGGCTCTTTTGGTCGGCCCCTCCTTTTTGCAGACAGTGACATGTGGCTTCTACAGCTGCCCACGGTGGCTTCACATGTTGGGCACATACAGCAATATGTACAGTGGGAGCCTGCTTAGCAGATGAGACAGGGCCTGGTTGGCTGAGAAGCAGTGGTCTGAATAGCTTTATTTCCAAGGGTTAGAAATCGGCTGCACAGTTGTCCATCAAGTTTTAAGCCGAGAAGGAGAGATCTGTGCAAACGGGGTTACTTTCCTTCCATGGCTTTGCACCAGGACTACCAGGACCATTTCTAGGTGTTTGCTTATATTGGAAGTTACAGTgtgcattcatttattctctgACAGCCTGAACTTGAAGAGAGAGAAGCCTGTTTTGAAAGTGAAGGTTTTAGGGGTGGAAGATCAGTGAAGGAACCCATTAGGCTGAGTTTGTGAGGGTATCTTCACTTTACCCATTAATGTTAAGGTACAGTGAAGTGTTTCTCTGAGGTTTTAAGCATAAGAAATATTTCTGTTCCTAACAGCCCTCGATTTCCACATGGTATGAGACCATGTTTTGGAAGCTTTTCTGTCTAccttgtttttcagttttcactgGGGAATTCTGAGATAGCGTGTTCTTTCGTGGAGTATTTATATCCTGTCTTGAAATGCTGAATGCATAGCATCTACTTGTTTCTACATGTTTCTTTAAGGAGAGCTGAAAGGTCAGGTCACAAGCTTTAGGGCTACCACAGCTATTTAAAAGGGGTAGTAATTGTCCTCTCTTTCCTGTCTACAGAGAATGGAGGTATTTCTGGAATTGCAATTCAGTAACAAAAGGGCCACAGctgtactttttgttttccatctccCTCAGTGGAAGGAGAAACTGCAGTGGCTTTGCCTGTTTCTCATGACCAGCACTCACTTAGTGCCTGGCAGTGGGTACTCAGAATTTATTGATCTCTGGGTTGATCAGCACCCAGTGGGTGCTGGGTGCTGATGGAATCAACCTTAGTATCACTGTGGTGTCCCTGTCGTAATCTACTTGCATGCCCGTATCCACAGCCCATAATCTGGTTCAAGAAGGTGGGTTGCTAAAGAAAACCCCTGCAAATTGTAGCTGCACtgatctctctggcctcagtttttttatttccaagtcGAAGGACACAGCCTTGGCCTTCCTGTTCTTTCCGGGTGCCGGAAGTCCACAGTGGTATTCCATATGGTGCTTAATGGACATGCCGTAGAATATGTAACCCGTTCATTGTCTCCTAGATGCCAGCCCTGCAGCCTAATGTTAAGCTATAAACATGCCTGCTCTGTCGACAGTTTTTTGGTTACCTCTGTTTTACTTGCTGACATAGCCTGTGATTTTCTGCTGCCAGAAAGCCTGTGTTATGCTTTTTGTCCCCTCCAGTAGCtaattgaaaaagcaaacaaacaaacttctcTTTCCCACTCACCTAGACTCTACCAGGCTTTCCACCCTGAGTGCAGAAACACCCTGCATGGGAGCCACCTAGTCAGTGCTCCTCACTGGATCCTGTGCCTCATTCAATTCTATAAACCTTTGTTAAGCTACCACTAAAGGACCAGAAAATTATCCACAAGGAATTTACAGTCATGCCTGCAAGTCTCCCCTTGTCAAACTACCCTGTTTTCTTCAGTATTCTGTTTTTGCAATAGCTTATCAGTTAAATAACAGTAAGATTTTAGCTAATATCTGCAGGGATGTTTTCCACGAACCATTACCTTTAATTCAagaattttagtttagtttagatCTTTATTTGGTGTCTACAGTGTTCTAAGTGAACCTCAAAACTCCGAAAACCAACTTGTCCACAAAAAAGCAATTGCATTGATTACCAAGGATTTCCTTTGAAATACGTATACCTTTCTCTGCTACCTCAGTGTTCAGAGTCGTTAGTTGAGGTCTCCCCACAATTGTGTCCTGGAGACCCACCTGCTCCCTCAGCTCCCTGCTGGTAGCCTGGGTGGTGTAGAGTCACGGCAGCCAGGCTTAGAGGTGTAGACAGCTCACAGCATCACAAGGCCCTGGGCAGGGAGACTGTGTGTTCTCGGGAGGGACCCTGAACTGGAAGATGGGAAGCCTGGGGACTCAACAATGGCGTTAGTTAAGGCCTTTGACCTCTCTCTTTTCTGCTAAATAAATGGGAATTCCTGAGAGCAAATGGAGGTTATGATATGAAAGGGCTTTGAGATCTTGGGAATAAAAGTACAATGTGTACACATGAAGTAATATATTTTCAAGGGAATGTCTGTCCCTTGGGCAATATGATGCTGCACAGAAAGAAATGTGAAGGGGGTAGGTGGTAAACATTACACCAGTGTGCCCAGACTAGCAGCATCAGCGTCACCCAGGAATGTGTTAGAATAATGACAGCTTAGGCCACATCCCAGACCAAcagaagaagaaattcagaaagcGAAGCCCAGCATTCTGTTTTAACCAGccttccaggtgatgctgacacACACTGAAGTCAGAACCACTGGCCCAGCCTTTTCCTCTGATGCTGTAACTTAGGGGTAGGGTATTTCTGTTTTGACAGATGGTCATCGAGGTGCCTTTTGACCCTTTCTCTCGGTTAAAGCCAGCTGCCCTGCTGGGGGAAGAGGAAACAGTGTCCCTAGTGCTTgtaagagaagggaaaaaggcTGCATTGTCCATTATTTTTGACAGTTGCCACAGAACTTgccctggagagcttgttaaaaaggCAGCCCTGAGCGAGTCCGTCCCTCTCCCGCGAAGGTGCTGCTGTGTTTGCCTCACCTCCTGCCCTGAGGCCTGCTGCTGCTTGAGCCAGTCCTTAAAAGGAGCACTGGGTGCCACATTTGTTCTCTCTGGTGCCAGGTCTGTGCTATTTCACTTCCCCGGCGTCAAGTGGGTGCTTAATGAGCAGCTGTGACGTAAGGCCCAGCAGACTTGAGAGAAAGCAGCTGCAGTCCATGCTTTTTGCTGGCTGCTCTCATTCCCTCTCCCAGCCTTGAGTTCTCCCCCTTTGGTGGGGTTGTGGTCAACCACTGTCAGCCCTTCCTCATGAGCCCTGATAACCCTTGCTCAGAAAgagatgtgtgtggggtgtgtggacaTGGATAAGTGACTTGAGACAGAAGTGACGTGGTGTCTTTAGTTCTCCTATTCCCTCGGCCCCTCCCCTTGATTTAGtccctaaaataagaaaatacggCCGTATTTTTGACAGGATTTTTGACAGTTCCTTGTTCTTTTGGGGGGTTAGTGCGATCTTTTCCTGTTGTTCTTGTCCCTGACAGGGTTGGGGCTGGAGTTGACTGGTGGTCCAACATTCCAAACTTGTGCCTTGTTAGATAGCTAGGCTCTCCTGCTTCCAAGGATCCCCAGTGCCTGTCCCTTGATCGTAGCAAACTCTAGTCATGCTGCTCCTTTGGGTGACAAAACAACTCTGGGACACACAGAGCAAACTCCTCAAGGGGGTTTGTTTCTAGGGAAAATAAGCAAAACActgtggtgtgagtgtgtgagatTGCTACTGAGGTAGACAGAAGAGAGGAGGAACCCCTGTGAGCCTCCAGCGCAGCACAGCGTGCAGGGTGAAGGGGGGTAAGTGTGATGGAGCCAGTGAGGGAGGTCAAAGAACACGCTGGTAAAGCAGGGGCACTGCTCGAGGCTGCGACTCCACTGGACCCCCCCCATGGGACTGAAGGAAGCTCGCCTGGTGGGCCGGATAAACTTTACAGACCATTCCTTGTTTCCCTGAAAGTGCATtgaccaccccccacccccacacccagcaaAGATGAGGCTAGAAGAGAATgtaaaaaaaaggtagaaaacaaAACACGGAGATCACACCAAATCGctacttcatttattcaacaaatattcactgagtgccttctgtgtgccaggcgACTGTTAAGAGAGAGTCCAACTCCACCTGCGGGCAGGTACATTTTCCATACTcttcccatccaagtactaaccaggcctgaCCCTGCTTAGCTTACGAGATCGGGcgcattcagggtggtatggccatagactaTTTTGGATACTCTtatctttaattttctcagcaaccCTTCAAAGTAGGTATCGCAagcctcattttgcagat
This region includes:
- the INAFM2 gene encoding putative transmembrane protein INAFM2; the protein is MKERDAAPAERGKPATYTGDKKAKMAAKTNKKWVRLATVFAYVLSVSLAAIVLAVYYSLIWQPVGAGTSGGAAGPPPGGSNATGPSGTSGAAAAGPNTTGSSRREAPRDAPPLQAARPAPPEPPADSSLAGPLERPRGPDEDEEEAVAAPGSR